In a genomic window of Streptomyces noursei ATCC 11455:
- a CDS encoding CapA family protein, giving the protein MTAEPVTLALCGDVMLGRGVDQILPFPGDPELREPYVQDARIYVGLAESANGPVHHPVAFRYPWGDALAALDAAEPDARVLNLETSVTRRGTFAPGREIHYRMHPANLPCLVAARPDVCVLSNNHVLDFGREGLAETLRGLAAAGLRSVGAGADAEAARRPAVVRLPGGHRLLVLALGMPSSGIPRTWAATARHSGVHWADGPTPATAAAVAAQLRARKRIGDLAMVSVHWGSNWGYGVPRAQTACAHALIDAGVDLVHGHSSHHPRPVEVYQGKLILHGCGDFIDDYEGITGYERYRDDLRPLYLAALEPGTGRLQELRIVPFQAHRMRLRHASAEDARWLGALFDRLAGGFAPGALTTDPAPVLTLRPA; this is encoded by the coding sequence ATGACCGCTGAACCCGTCACGCTCGCACTCTGCGGCGATGTGATGCTCGGCCGCGGAGTCGACCAGATCCTGCCCTTCCCCGGCGACCCCGAGCTGCGCGAACCCTACGTCCAGGACGCCCGGATCTATGTCGGCCTGGCCGAGTCGGCCAACGGCCCGGTCCACCACCCCGTCGCCTTCCGCTACCCCTGGGGCGATGCCCTGGCTGCGCTCGACGCCGCCGAGCCCGACGCCCGGGTGCTCAACCTGGAGACCTCCGTCACCCGGCGCGGCACCTTCGCCCCCGGTCGGGAGATCCACTACCGGATGCACCCAGCGAACCTCCCCTGCCTGGTCGCCGCCCGCCCCGACGTCTGCGTGCTGTCCAACAACCACGTCCTGGACTTCGGCCGCGAGGGGCTGGCCGAGACGCTGCGGGGCCTGGCCGCCGCCGGCCTGCGCTCGGTGGGTGCGGGCGCCGACGCCGAGGCGGCCCGCCGGCCCGCGGTGGTCCGTCTTCCCGGCGGCCACCGCCTGCTCGTACTCGCCCTCGGCATGCCCTCCAGCGGTATCCCGCGCACCTGGGCCGCGACCGCCCGGCACAGCGGCGTCCACTGGGCGGACGGCCCCACGCCGGCCACCGCCGCCGCGGTGGCCGCCCAGCTGCGCGCCCGGAAGCGGATCGGCGACCTGGCCATGGTGTCGGTGCACTGGGGCTCCAACTGGGGCTACGGCGTCCCCCGTGCGCAGACCGCCTGTGCGCACGCCCTGATCGACGCCGGCGTGGATCTCGTCCACGGCCATTCCTCGCACCACCCGCGCCCGGTGGAGGTCTACCAGGGAAAGCTGATCCTCCACGGATGCGGTGACTTCATCGACGACTACGAGGGCATCACCGGCTACGAGCGCTACCGCGACGACCTGCGCCCGCTCTATCTCGCGGCCCTGGAGCCCGGCACCGGCCGCCTCCAGGAGCTGCGGATCGTCCCCTTCCAGGCCCACCGGATGCGGCTGCGGCACGCCTCGGCCGAGGACGCCCGCTGGCTCGGCGCCCTCTTCGACCGCCTCGCCGGCGGCTTCGCCCCCGGCGCCCTCACCACCGACCCGGCCCCCGTCCTGACCCTGCGCCCGGCCTGA
- a CDS encoding HpcH/HpaI aldolase/citrate lyase family protein: MGATDEGQGAVRARRSVLYMPGANERALEKARALPADGLILDLEDAVAPDAKEAARERVAAAVASGAYGRREVTIRVNGPGTPWFADDLRAAAQAGPDAVVVPKVESAQTVREVERRLEEAGAPDHTAIWAMVETPRAMLDARAVAGASERLTVLVMGTNDLAKELHAAHVPGRAPLLTGLSLALLAAREAGKAILDGVFNDVRDLAGFEAECVQGQQFGFDGKTLIHPSQIEPCNRVFAPAEAEVARARKIIDAFEAAGREGRGVVTVDGRMVENLHVEEARRVLALAAAVAGAQE; encoded by the coding sequence ATGGGTGCGACGGACGAAGGGCAGGGGGCCGTGCGGGCGCGGCGGTCGGTGCTGTACATGCCGGGCGCCAACGAGCGGGCGCTGGAGAAGGCCCGGGCGCTGCCGGCGGACGGCCTGATCCTGGATCTGGAGGACGCGGTCGCCCCGGACGCCAAGGAGGCGGCGCGGGAGCGGGTCGCGGCGGCGGTGGCGTCGGGCGCGTACGGCCGCCGGGAGGTGACGATCCGGGTCAACGGGCCGGGCACCCCGTGGTTCGCGGACGATCTGCGGGCAGCGGCACAGGCCGGTCCGGACGCGGTGGTGGTGCCGAAGGTGGAGTCCGCGCAGACCGTGCGGGAGGTCGAGCGGCGGCTGGAGGAGGCCGGTGCCCCGGACCACACCGCGATCTGGGCGATGGTGGAGACGCCCCGGGCGATGCTGGACGCCCGTGCGGTGGCCGGGGCGAGCGAGCGGCTGACGGTGCTGGTGATGGGCACCAACGACCTGGCGAAGGAGCTGCACGCCGCGCATGTGCCGGGTCGGGCGCCGCTGCTGACGGGGCTGTCGCTGGCGCTGCTGGCGGCTCGCGAGGCCGGCAAGGCGATCCTGGACGGGGTGTTCAACGACGTCCGGGACCTGGCCGGGTTCGAGGCGGAGTGCGTCCAGGGGCAGCAGTTCGGGTTCGACGGCAAGACGCTGATCCATCCGTCGCAGATCGAGCCGTGCAACCGGGTGTTCGCGCCGGCCGAGGCGGAGGTGGCACGGGCGCGGAAGATCATCGACGCGTTCGAGGCCGCGGGCCGGGAGGGCCGCGGGGTGGTCACGGTGGACGGCCGGATGGTGGAGAACCTGCACGTGGAGGAGGCGCGGCGGGTGCTGGCGCTGGCCGCGGCGGTGGCCGGCGCACAGGAGTAG
- a CDS encoding HpcH/HpaI aldolase/citrate lyase family protein → MRSPKDFFRPLAVGAPEPVREVPFRPSRMIHFFDPGNPRMAAKVPDIAPGVDVLLGNLEDAVAADRKEAARTGLVEIARATDFGQTQLWTRINSLDSPWALDDLLTLVTEIGDKLDVIMVPKVEGAEDIHYVDRLVAQLEAKAGVRRPILLHAILETPRGVANVEEIAGASPRMQGMSLGPADLAASRRMKTTRVGGGHPGYLVREDPLPGAADAPRAVFQQDLWHYTIARMVDACAAHGILPYYGPFGDIKDTVACEDQFRNAFLLGCVGAWSLHPVQIGIAKKVFSPAPAEVAWARRVIAEMGDGTGAVMIDGKMQDDATVKQCRVVVELAEALVARDPELKAAYAAASGEGTE, encoded by the coding sequence GTGCGCTCTCCGAAGGACTTTTTCCGTCCGTTGGCCGTAGGGGCCCCGGAGCCGGTGCGGGAGGTGCCGTTCCGGCCGTCGCGGATGATCCACTTCTTCGATCCGGGCAATCCCCGGATGGCCGCCAAGGTGCCGGACATCGCGCCGGGCGTCGACGTGCTGCTCGGCAACCTGGAGGACGCGGTCGCCGCGGACCGCAAGGAGGCGGCGCGGACCGGGCTGGTCGAGATCGCCCGCGCAACCGACTTCGGCCAGACGCAGCTGTGGACGCGGATCAACAGCCTGGACTCGCCGTGGGCGTTGGACGACCTGCTGACGCTGGTCACCGAGATCGGCGACAAGCTGGACGTGATCATGGTGCCGAAGGTGGAGGGCGCCGAGGACATCCACTACGTCGACCGGCTGGTGGCGCAGTTGGAGGCGAAGGCCGGGGTGCGGCGGCCGATCCTGCTGCACGCCATCCTGGAGACGCCGCGCGGGGTCGCCAACGTGGAGGAGATCGCCGGGGCCAGCCCGCGGATGCAGGGCATGTCGCTGGGGCCGGCGGACCTGGCGGCGAGCCGGCGGATGAAGACGACGCGGGTGGGGGGCGGCCACCCCGGATACCTCGTCCGGGAGGATCCGCTTCCGGGGGCGGCGGACGCGCCGCGGGCGGTGTTCCAGCAGGACCTGTGGCACTACACGATCGCGCGGATGGTGGACGCCTGCGCGGCGCACGGGATCCTGCCGTACTACGGGCCGTTCGGCGACATCAAGGACACCGTGGCGTGCGAGGACCAGTTCCGCAACGCCTTCCTGCTGGGCTGCGTGGGGGCGTGGAGCCTGCACCCGGTGCAGATCGGGATCGCGAAGAAGGTGTTCTCGCCGGCGCCGGCGGAGGTCGCCTGGGCCCGCCGGGTCATCGCGGAGATGGGCGACGGCACCGGTGCGGTGATGATCGACGGGAAGATGCAGGACGACGCCACGGTCAAGCAGTGCCGGGTGGTGGTGGAGCTCGCCGAGGCACTGGTGGCGCGCGACCCCGAGCTGAAGGCGGCGTACGCGGCGGCGAGCGGCGAAGGAACGGAGTAG